The following are from one region of the Nostoc cf. commune SO-36 genome:
- a CDS encoding murein hydrolase activator EnvC family protein: MRARFIGKIQIYCCLFIIFGCILWTCFALIPVHATSIGSIDTLRQQQQQMNQQHQSVVNDRDRLTNLQQEAQKHLTGLKQNLQTTDSYIQQSESRLQLAAKRLQQLETVLAVAERSYQQRQVATVARLRYLQRSPASVGWAVLLQSQNISDFLSRRHQLKLVYQADEQILVKLNAQANLINQQKTEVEQQKNEIALIREQLLAQKADYQTQAQSQSELIQRLNSDRLALEAAQNQLERESKNLEVLIQQKVAEARATEEAQTKTNSRTSVIVRGTGVMAYPSDAYTSSPFGWRMHPVLGYRRFHAGLDFAASYGSTIRAADSGKVIFAGWYGGYGRAVIIDHGNGITTLYGHSSELYVADGQAVERGQAIAAVGSTGLSTGPHLHFEVRQNGTPVDPANYL; this comes from the coding sequence ATGAGAGCGCGATTTATAGGAAAAATACAGATTTATTGCTGTTTATTTATTATATTTGGCTGCATTTTGTGGACTTGTTTCGCATTAATTCCAGTACACGCAACGTCCATAGGGTCTATTGATACTTTGCGACAACAGCAGCAACAAATGAACCAGCAGCATCAGAGTGTCGTAAACGATCGCGATCGCTTAACAAATCTTCAACAAGAGGCCCAAAAACACCTGACTGGTTTAAAGCAAAATCTGCAAACTACAGATAGCTATATTCAACAGAGCGAATCACGATTACAACTCGCCGCCAAACGCCTCCAGCAGTTAGAAACTGTTTTAGCCGTGGCGGAACGCTCATATCAGCAGCGTCAAGTAGCAACAGTAGCACGATTGCGATATCTCCAGCGATCGCCTGCTTCTGTTGGATGGGCAGTTTTGCTCCAAAGTCAAAATATTAGCGACTTTCTCAGCCGTCGTCATCAGTTGAAGTTGGTGTATCAGGCAGACGAACAAATTTTGGTAAAACTCAACGCCCAAGCAAACCTGATTAATCAACAAAAAACGGAAGTAGAACAGCAAAAGAACGAAATTGCCTTAATTCGTGAGCAACTGCTGGCACAAAAAGCCGATTATCAAACTCAAGCGCAATCGCAATCAGAATTGATTCAACGCCTAAATAGCGATCGCCTAGCCTTGGAAGCGGCGCAAAACCAGCTAGAAAGGGAATCCAAAAATCTAGAAGTCTTGATTCAACAAAAGGTAGCAGAAGCTAGAGCCACAGAAGAAGCGCAAACAAAAACCAACAGCCGCACAAGTGTCATCGTTCGGGGAACTGGTGTAATGGCATATCCTAGCGATGCTTATACTAGTAGTCCCTTCGGCTGGCGGATGCACCCCGTTCTCGGCTATCGTCGCTTTCACGCCGGGTTAGATTTTGCCGCTAGCTATGGTAGTACAATTCGGGCAGCCGATTCGGGAAAAGTAATTTTTGCTGGGTGGTATGGTGGTTATGGCAGAGCAGTAATTATCGACCACGGCAATGGCATTACCACACTGTACGGACATAGCAGCGAGTTATATGTTGCTGATGGACAAGCTGTTGAACGCGGACAAGCGATCGCTGCTGTTGGTTCTACAGGTTTATCTACTGGCCCCCACCTCCACTTTGAAGTGCGTCAAAATGGCACACCAGTAGACCCAGCTAATTATCTTTAA
- a CDS encoding response regulator — protein MTAQLLNIDQPLRSHKAKRILLVEDHYLNRMLLSDYLSYSGYDVQSLSEGSTFFSTIEKFEPDLMLLDLKLPDIDGYSLLKQVQEKPDLSKIPIIVVSAFAFKADQELALSLGARRYFVKPLKLKDLILTIEEQFTCGK, from the coding sequence ATGACAGCCCAATTACTCAATATAGATCAGCCATTGCGGTCACACAAAGCTAAACGAATTTTGCTAGTTGAAGATCATTACCTCAATCGGATGCTACTGAGTGACTATTTGAGTTACTCTGGGTATGATGTGCAAAGCTTATCAGAAGGCTCTACTTTTTTCTCAACTATAGAGAAATTTGAGCCAGATTTAATGTTATTAGACTTGAAATTGCCAGATATTGACGGTTATTCACTCTTAAAACAAGTCCAGGAAAAACCTGATTTGTCAAAAATACCAATCATTGTGGTTTCAGCCTTTGCTTTTAAAGCAGATCAAGAACTCGCTCTTAGTTTGGGCGCACGCCGCTATTTTGTCAAACCTTTAAAACTCAAGGATCTGATCCTTACAATTGAAGAACAGTTTACTTGTGGTAAGTAG
- the ebsA gene encoding type IV pilus biogenesis protein EbsA: MSIEQLQPATQQQASVYLPYVQGTKRNFLPYAISLYQKGVLEGHRKIEASEHVPFVASWNVATLPSDLTRCRIQFDGNADLSYELMMASFEFINFLIELMDNYKRYRVTDFSQPFYRKLLRIDD, translated from the coding sequence ATGTCTATTGAGCAACTCCAGCCTGCTACTCAACAACAAGCCAGTGTTTACTTACCTTACGTTCAAGGCACTAAGCGGAATTTCTTGCCTTATGCCATTAGCCTCTATCAAAAAGGGGTCTTAGAGGGACACCGGAAGATAGAAGCCAGTGAACATGTCCCCTTTGTCGCCTCCTGGAATGTTGCTACTTTACCCTCAGATTTAACCCGTTGCCGAATCCAGTTTGATGGTAACGCTGACCTGAGTTACGAGCTGATGATGGCAAGTTTCGAGTTTATTAACTTTTTAATTGAACTTATGGACAACTATAAACGTTATCGCGTGACAGATTTCTCACAACCGTTTTACCGCAAGCTCTTGCGTATAGACGATTGA